The sequence GATCAATACCGCACCCACAAGGCGGTTGAGATGCACAAAGATGCGCTCGGATTTGAGCATCGTCCCAAGCAGAACGCCGCCGACCACGTAAAGCGCGACCGCGGCCACTTCAAGGGCTAGAAAGACACCGCCCATCGCCGCAAGCTGGCTCCATGCGGGCTGCGATGCATCAATGAATTGCGGGAAGAAGGCCGTGAAAACGGCGATTGCCTTCGGATTGCTGATGGCGATCACGAAATCACGGCGCATCAAGGTCCCGATGGCGGAATCGAGCGAGCGGGCAGCTGCCAGCTCCCGCGCCTTGCGCCAGAACTGGATGCCCACATAGATGAGATAGGCTGCGCCCAGCATTTTGACGATGATGAAGGCCGTGGCCGAGGCCGCCAGCACCGCGCCGAGGCCCACAATCGTGACCCCGATCAACAGCATGAAAGCCGGCATGCGGCCCAGCCCGCCCAGAAGGGCAGGCACGAGGCCCAGCCGCGCGGCATTGGAAAAGGCCAGCATGTTGTTGGGCCCCGGCGCGCAGTTCAGAGCGAAACAGGCCGGTATGAAGATCGACCAGGCGATCATGGTGTTCTCCTTGGCGGGATGCTTGCCGCGATCCTATGTTCACCGCGCATTGCCGCCAAGGCGTCAGATCGACAAAACCGTTAAGCCATCTGGCGAGAGCGCACCCCGTCTGCGAGCCCCTTCACAAGGGTTGCCACGGCCTCGGCGGGGTCTTCGATCCGCTTGCCGTTGTCGTCGTAGCACTGTGCGATGGCCGCCACGATGGCGCTGCCGACCACCACACCGTCCGCCGCTTCGCCGATCGCCTTTGCTTGCCGCGCCGTCTTCACCCCGAAGCCCACGCAGATCGGCAGATCCGTGTGTTCCT comes from Nitratireductor kimnyeongensis and encodes:
- a CDS encoding LysE family translocator; amino-acid sequence: MIAWSIFIPACFALNCAPGPNNMLAFSNAARLGLVPALLGGLGRMPAFMLLIGVTIVGLGAVLAASATAFIIVKMLGAAYLIYVGIQFWRKARELAAARSLDSAIGTLMRRDFVIAISNPKAIAVFTAFFPQFIDASQPAWSQLAAMGGVFLALEVAAVALYVVGGVLLGTMLKSERIFVHLNRLVGAVLIASGGTMVLSRG